One Peromyscus leucopus breed LL Stock chromosome 6, UCI_PerLeu_2.1, whole genome shotgun sequence genomic region harbors:
- the LOC114688801 gene encoding zinc finger protein 431-like: MGGVAMTSVTYDDVHIDFTWEEWTLLDHSQKNLYKDVMQEIYRNLTAIGYSWEDHNIEEHCQCSGRHGR, encoded by the exons ACTTcagtgacctatgatgatgtgcaTATCGACTTCACTTGGGAGGAGTGGACTCTGTTGGATCActcccagaagaatctctacaaagatgtgatgcaaGAGATATACAGGAACCTCACTGCTATAG GCTACAGTTGGGAAGACCAtaatattgaagaacattgtcaATGTTCTGGAAGACATGGAAGGTAA
- the LOC114688800 gene encoding zinc finger protein 845-like, translating to MHKRSHSREKHYKCNQCEKAFSQHSHLQIHRRTHSGEKPYKCNQCKKAFSQHNSLQIHRRTHSGEKPYKCNQCEKAFSQHNSLQIHRRTHTGEKPYKCNQCDKAFSGLSNLHTHKRIHSGEKPYECKECGKAFSQHSHLQIHERIHTGEKPYKYNQCNKAFAYANDLRVHERTHKGEKPYKCNQCDKAFSLLSLLRRHERTHTGEKPYKCNQCDKAFTYAFNLRAHKRTHTGEKPYKCSQCCKAFSRHSHLQNHKRTHTREKPYKCNQCDKAFSQPTNLQVHKRTHTEEKPYKCNQCDKVFSGPTNLQMHKGTHAGEKPYKCNQCDKAFSRVSRLKIHKRTHTGEKPYKCNQCDKAFSRQSYLQVHKSTHSGEKPYKCNQCDKVFSRQSYLQVHKRTHSGEKPYKCSQCDKVFSRHSNLQVHKRTHNGEKPYKCNQCGKDFSQKGHLQIHERTHTGEKPYKCNQCNKDFSRHGHLKIHERTHTGEKPYECNQCGKAFSCSSSLRTHERTHTGEKPYKCNVCDKVFLLHSHLQRHERTHTGEKPYECNQSGKAFACASSLQIHKKTHSGERPLNCNQCGKAFACPSSLRIHKRTHSK from the coding sequence atgcataaaagatcACATTCAAGAGAGAAAcactacaaatgtaatcaatgtgagaAAGCCTTTTCACAACACAGTCATCTCCAAATACATAGAAGAACACAttctggagaaaaaccctacaaatgtaatcaatgtaaGAAAGCCTTTTCACAACACAATAGTCTCCAAATACATAGAAGAACACAttctggagaaaaaccctacaaatgtaatcaatgtgagaAAGCCTTTTCACAACACAATAGTCTCCAAATACAtagaagaacacatactggagagaaaccctacaaatgtaatcaatgtgataaagccttttcagGACTCAGTAATCTTCACACCCATAAAAGGatacattctggagagaaaccctatgaatgcaaagaatgtggtaaagccttttcacaacacAGTCATctccaaatacatgaaagaatacatacgggagagaaaccctacaaatatAATCAATGTAATAAAGCCTTTGCATATGCCAATGATCTCAGagtacatgaaagaacacataaaggagagaaaccctacaaatgtaatcaatgtgataaagccttttcacTACTCTCTCTTCTCCgaaggcatgaaagaacacatactggagagaaaccctacaaatgcaatcaatgtgataaagcctttacatacgcctttaatctcagagcacataaaagaacacatactggtgAGAAGCCATACAAATGTAGTCAGTGTTGTAAAGCATTTTCACGACACAGTCATCTCCAAaatcataaaagaacacatactagagagaaaccctacaaatgcaatcaatgtgataaagccttttcacaacCCACTAATCTCCAAGTgcacaaaagaacacatactgaagagaaaccctacaaatgtaatcaatgtgataaagtcTTTTCAGGACCCACTAATCTCCAAATGCATAAAGGAACAcatgctggagagaagccctacaaatgtaatcaatgtgataaagccttttcgCGAGTCAGTCgtctcaaaatacataaaagaacacatactggagagaaaccctacaaatgtaatcagtGTGACAAAGCCTTTTCCCGACAAAGTTATCTCCAAGTGCATAAAAGTacacattctggagagaaaccctacaaatgcaaTCAATGTGATAAAGTCTTTTCCCGACAAAGTTATCTccaagtacataaaagaacacattctggagagaaaccctacaaatgtagtCAATGTGATAAAGTCTTTTCACGACACAGTAATCTccaagtacataaaagaacacataatggagaaaaaccctacaaatgtaatcaatgtggtaaggACTTTTCACAAAAAGGTCATctccaaatacatgaaagaacacatactggagagaaaccctacaaatgtaatcaatgtaatAAAGACTTTTCACGACATGGTCATCTCAAAattcatgaaagaacacatactggagagaaaccctatgaatgtaatcaatgtggtaaagccttttcatgTTCTAGTAGTCTGCGAacacatgaaagaacacatactggagagaaaccctacaaatgtaatgtATGTGATAAAGTCTTTTTACTACACAGTCATCtccaaagacatgaaagaacccatacaggagagaaaccctatgaatgtaatcaatctGGGAAAGCCTTTGCCTGTGCCAGTagtctccaaatacataaaaaaacacATTCTGGGGAGAGACCCCTTAattgtaatcaatgtggtaaagcctttgcatgtccGAGTAGTCTccgaatacataaaagaacacattctaAATAG